One genomic segment of Myxocyprinus asiaticus isolate MX2 ecotype Aquarium Trade chromosome 14, UBuf_Myxa_2, whole genome shotgun sequence includes these proteins:
- the LOC127452130 gene encoding hemoglobin subunit alpha-like, with protein MSLTANDKSLVSAFWGKISSKADAIGQEALGRMLVVYPQTKTYFAHWPDLSPGSAPVMKHGKTVMAAITDAVGKMDDLVGGLSSLSELHATKLRIDPGNFKILSHNILVTLAIHFPTDFTAEVHVAVDKFLAALSAALADKYR; from the exons ATGAGTTTGACAGCTAATGATAAATCCTTGGTCAGTGCCTTCTGGGGTAAAATCTCTAGTAAAGCCGACGCCATAGGCCAGGAAGCTCTAGGGAG AATGCTTGTTGTCTACCCTCAGACCAAAACATATTTTGCTCATTGGCCTGACCTCTCTCCTGGCTCTGCCCCAGTGATGAAGCATGGTAAAACTGTGATGGCAGCCATTACTGATGCTGTGGGTAAAATGGATGATCTTGTTGGTGGACTGAGCTCCCTGAGTGAACTGCATGCCACTAAGCTCCGCATAGATCCTGGAAACTTCAAG attttgtccCATAACATCCTCGTGACTCTTGCAATTCATTTCCCGACTGATTTCACCGCAGAAGTGCATGTGGCTGTGGACAAGTTCCTCGCGGCTCTGTCTGCTGCTCTTGCTGATAAATACAGATAA
- the LOC127452124 gene encoding hemoglobin cathodic subunit beta-like has product MVEWSDSERRTIASVWGQINIGEIGPQALARMLIVYPWTQRYFGTFGNLFNAAAILGNPKVSEHGKTVLGALDKGVKNLDNIKGTYSKLSLLHCEKLNVDPDNFRLLADCLTIVIATKFGSAFSPDVQATWQKFLSVVVSALSSRYF; this is encoded by the exons ATGGTGGAGTGGTCAGATTCCGAGCGTAGGACTATTGCGAGTGTCTGGGGTCAAATCAACATCGGTGAAATCGGACCCCAGGCTCTGGCAAG GATGCTGATCGTATATCCCTGGACTCAGAGGTATTTCGGGACCTTTGGAAACCTGTTCAACGCAGCGGCAATCCTGGGCAATCCCAAGGTGTCTGAACATGGCAAAACTGTGCTAGGTGCGTTGGACAAAGGCGTGAAGAACCTAGATAACATCAAAGGCACATACTCCAAACTAAGCTTGCTGCACTGCGAGAAACTCAACGTCGATCCCGACAACTTCAGG CTGTTGGCCGATTGCCTGACCATTGTCATTGCGACCAAATTCGGATCCGCTTTCAGCCCTGATGTTCAGGCCACCTGGCAGAAATTCCTGTCTGTCGTTGTGTCTGCGCTCTCCAGCCGTTACTTCTGA